One Agelaius phoeniceus isolate bAgePho1 chromosome 8, bAgePho1.hap1, whole genome shotgun sequence genomic region harbors:
- the ZNF326 gene encoding DBIRD complex subunit ZNF326 isoform X1 produces the protein MDYGEDMDRDYGHGGYGGPRSMDSYLNQSYGMESHGGGGGGGGGGGNRFGPYESYDSGSSLGGRDLYRSGYGYNEPEQSRFGGSYGGRFDNSYRNSLDSFGGRNQGGSSWEAPYSRSKLRPGFMEDRGRESYSSYSSFSSPHMKPAPVGSRGRGTPAYPESGFGSRNYDAFGGPSTGRGRGRGHMGDFGGMHRPGIVVDYHNKPSPAAVAARGIKRKMIPQPYNKPGGTFIKKPKMTKPILKLSQKKSPNTKTSYQDSTVEEIEVDTSGAVVIYEDFTRDAYDLGYQTFGDGKGEVKSEEEEKRRIEARREKQRRRREKNSEKYGDGYRMAFTCSFCKFRTFEEKEIESHLESAAHQETLDHIQKQTKFDKVVMEFLHECMVNKFKKTAMRKQQTSNQTENSQAAEKDIMEGVTADDHMMKVETVHCSACSVYVPALHSSVQQHLKSPDHTKGKQAYREQIKRESVLTATSILNNPIVKARYELYVKGENPFEINDQAQEQQTEEEEKADEPAEGEEEEEEEEEETEEQTDFTLDHTEDN, from the exons atggaCTACGGGGAAG ACATGGACCGGGATTATGGGCATGGAGGCTATGGTGGCCCACGATCCATGGACTCTTACCTTAACCAATCCTATGGGATGGAGAGTCATGGAGGTGGAGGCggaggaggtggtggtggtggtaaCAG GTTTGGACCTTATGAGTCTTACGACTCCGGGTCTTCTCTGGGTGGGCGAGATCTGTACAGATCTGGCTATGGTTATAATGAACCCGAACAAAGCCGCTTCGGAGGTAGTTATGGTGGTCGATTTGACAACTCCTACCGGAATAGCCTTGACTCTTTCGGAGGTAGAAACCAGGGCGGGTCTAGCTGGGAAGCACCTTACTCCCGTTCAAAATTGAGGCCTGGGTTTATGGAGGACAGAGGAAGAGAGAGTTACTCTTCCTACAGCAGTTTTTCTTCACCCCATATGAAGCCTGCACCTGTAGGCTCTCGGGGGAGAGGAACGCCTGCTTATCCTGAAAGTGGATTTGGAAGCAGAAACTATGATGCTTTTGGAGGACCATCAACAGGCAGAGGCCGAGGCCGAGGA CATATGGGAGACTTTGGCGGAATGCACAGACCTGGAATTGTCGTTGACTATCATAACAAACCCAGTCCTGCAGCAGTTGCTGCaagaggaataaaaagaaaaatgatacCACAGCCATATAACAAACCTGGTGGGACATTTATCAAGAAACCCAAAATGACAAAGCCTATTTTGAAGCTGAGCCAGAAAAAATCACCTA ACACGAAGACATCTTACCAGGATTCTACTGTAGAG GAAATTGAAGTTGATACAAGTGGTGCAGTTGTTATATATGAAGACTTCACAAGAGATGCTTACGATCTTGGATATCAGACTTTCGGAG ATGGCAAAGGAGAAGTTAAaagtgaggaagaagaaaagcgGCGGATTGAGGCCAGAAGAGAGAAGCAAAGGcgtagaagagaaaaaaacagtgaaaaatatGGTGATGGATACAG AATGGCATTTACTTGCTCATTTTGCAAGTTTCGAacatttgaagaaaaagaaattgagtCACATCTGGAGAGTGCAGCTCACCAGGAGACATTGGATCATATCCAGAAGCAAACAAAATTTGACAAAGTAGTGATGGAATTTCTTCAT GAGTGTATGGTGAATAAATTCAAGAAGACAGCAATGCGTAAGCAACAGACAAGTAACCAAACAGAGAATTCCCAAGCTGCTGAAAAAGATATAATGGAGG GGGTTACAGCTGATGACCATATGATGAAAGTTGAGACTGTTCACTGCAGTGCTTGCAGTGTCTATGTTCCTGCATTGCACAGTTCTGTTCAGCAACACTTAAAATCTCCTGAtcacacaaaaggaaaacaa GCCTACAGAGAACAAATAAAAAGGGAGAGTGTTCTTACTGCCACCAGCATCTTGAATAATCCTATCGTCAAGGCACGATACGAGCTGTATGTGAAG GGTGAAAATCCTTTTGAAATTAATGATCAGGCTCAGGAGCAgcaaacagaagaagaagaaaaagctgaTGAGCCAGCTGagggtgaggaagaggaggaagaagaggaggaagaaactGAAGAACAAACTGACTTCACTTTAGACCATACTGAAGATAACTAA
- the ZNF326 gene encoding DBIRD complex subunit ZNF326 isoform X2 gives MDYGEAEDRDWRFPDTPMHCGVNMPSGSVSDMDRDYGHGGYGGPRSMDSYLNQSYGMESHGGGGGGGGGGGNRFGPYESYDSGSSLGGRDLYRSGYGYNEPEQSRFGGSYGGRFDNSYRNSLDSFGGRNQGGSSWEAPYSRSKLRPGFMEDRGRESYSSYSSFSSPHMKPAPVGSRGRGTPAYPESGFGSRNYDAFGGPSTGRGRGRGHMGDFGGMHRPGIVVDYHNKPSPAAVAARGIKRKMIPQPYNKPGGTFIKKPKMTKPILKLSQKKSPNTKTSYQDSTVEEIEVDTSGAVVIYEDFTRDAYDLGYQTFGDGKGEVKSEEEEKRRIEARREKQRRRREKNSEKYGDGYRMAFTCSFCKFRTFEEKEIESHLESAAHQETLDHIQKQTKFDKVVMEFLHECMVNKFKKTAMRKQQTSNQTENSQAAEKDIMEGVTADDHMMKVETVHCSACSVYVPALHSSVQQHLKSPDHTKGKQAYREQIKRESVLTATSILNNPIVKARYELYVKGENPFEINDQAQEQQTEEEEKADEPAEGEEEEEEEEEETEEQTDFTLDHTEDN, from the exons atggaCTACGGGGAAG CTGAAGACAGAGATTGGAGATTCCCAGATACCCCCATGCATTGTGGTGTGAACATGCCCAGTGGGTCAGTCTCAG ACATGGACCGGGATTATGGGCATGGAGGCTATGGTGGCCCACGATCCATGGACTCTTACCTTAACCAATCCTATGGGATGGAGAGTCATGGAGGTGGAGGCggaggaggtggtggtggtggtaaCAG GTTTGGACCTTATGAGTCTTACGACTCCGGGTCTTCTCTGGGTGGGCGAGATCTGTACAGATCTGGCTATGGTTATAATGAACCCGAACAAAGCCGCTTCGGAGGTAGTTATGGTGGTCGATTTGACAACTCCTACCGGAATAGCCTTGACTCTTTCGGAGGTAGAAACCAGGGCGGGTCTAGCTGGGAAGCACCTTACTCCCGTTCAAAATTGAGGCCTGGGTTTATGGAGGACAGAGGAAGAGAGAGTTACTCTTCCTACAGCAGTTTTTCTTCACCCCATATGAAGCCTGCACCTGTAGGCTCTCGGGGGAGAGGAACGCCTGCTTATCCTGAAAGTGGATTTGGAAGCAGAAACTATGATGCTTTTGGAGGACCATCAACAGGCAGAGGCCGAGGCCGAGGA CATATGGGAGACTTTGGCGGAATGCACAGACCTGGAATTGTCGTTGACTATCATAACAAACCCAGTCCTGCAGCAGTTGCTGCaagaggaataaaaagaaaaatgatacCACAGCCATATAACAAACCTGGTGGGACATTTATCAAGAAACCCAAAATGACAAAGCCTATTTTGAAGCTGAGCCAGAAAAAATCACCTA ACACGAAGACATCTTACCAGGATTCTACTGTAGAG GAAATTGAAGTTGATACAAGTGGTGCAGTTGTTATATATGAAGACTTCACAAGAGATGCTTACGATCTTGGATATCAGACTTTCGGAG ATGGCAAAGGAGAAGTTAAaagtgaggaagaagaaaagcgGCGGATTGAGGCCAGAAGAGAGAAGCAAAGGcgtagaagagaaaaaaacagtgaaaaatatGGTGATGGATACAG AATGGCATTTACTTGCTCATTTTGCAAGTTTCGAacatttgaagaaaaagaaattgagtCACATCTGGAGAGTGCAGCTCACCAGGAGACATTGGATCATATCCAGAAGCAAACAAAATTTGACAAAGTAGTGATGGAATTTCTTCAT GAGTGTATGGTGAATAAATTCAAGAAGACAGCAATGCGTAAGCAACAGACAAGTAACCAAACAGAGAATTCCCAAGCTGCTGAAAAAGATATAATGGAGG GGGTTACAGCTGATGACCATATGATGAAAGTTGAGACTGTTCACTGCAGTGCTTGCAGTGTCTATGTTCCTGCATTGCACAGTTCTGTTCAGCAACACTTAAAATCTCCTGAtcacacaaaaggaaaacaa GCCTACAGAGAACAAATAAAAAGGGAGAGTGTTCTTACTGCCACCAGCATCTTGAATAATCCTATCGTCAAGGCACGATACGAGCTGTATGTGAAG GGTGAAAATCCTTTTGAAATTAATGATCAGGCTCAGGAGCAgcaaacagaagaagaagaaaaagctgaTGAGCCAGCTGagggtgaggaagaggaggaagaagaggaggaagaaactGAAGAACAAACTGACTTCACTTTAGACCATACTGAAGATAACTAA